In the genome of Flaviflexus ciconiae, one region contains:
- a CDS encoding FGGY-family carbohydrate kinase, with amino-acid sequence MMTNEYVLGIDNGGTVTKAAIYDVAGKVHAIAQAHLETQFPRPLFTERDIDQFWDANVTAIRRVLDESKIDPADIAALAVTGHGNGIYLARKDGTAPRPGVVSTDGRAQSYVDRWLADPSYNDRVRSKTGSTVWAGQPPALLAWFDEHEPHMFDETDYVLSAKDFIRFRLTGEAKLEVTDSCGVGLSNVVTKELDRDVFDFYGISRWADKVPPFCESAEIAGYITEEAAALTGLKAGTPVAGGVMDVAAGALAAGLVDEHELTVITGTWSINEVLSRDANIDSDEEVWLTMPYPVENTYLFLDASPNGVSNLDWYINSVIRKALSAFRHEDVSDAEVFAACEKMIHDFTPDVEDPFFLPYINGTDVFPEGRAGFVGMTNYHDIRHQVRAVYEGVIFSHLYHIEKLRAHDELLTGNVRFTGGAANSTIWLQMFADGIGKPLDIVDAMESGTLGTAICSAVAAGLYPDVPSAVRAMTSAPRATIEPNPEFTELFAQRFERFIGHLEQLQGEK; translated from the coding sequence ATGATGACGAACGAGTATGTCCTGGGAATAGACAATGGTGGAACGGTCACGAAGGCCGCAATTTACGATGTGGCGGGCAAGGTACACGCAATTGCCCAAGCCCACCTTGAGACCCAGTTTCCCCGTCCGCTCTTCACCGAGCGCGACATCGACCAATTCTGGGATGCAAACGTGACCGCAATCCGCCGTGTGCTCGACGAGTCGAAAATCGACCCGGCCGACATTGCGGCACTCGCCGTGACGGGACACGGCAACGGCATCTACCTGGCACGTAAGGACGGGACCGCACCCCGCCCCGGCGTCGTATCGACCGATGGTCGGGCACAGTCCTATGTTGATAGGTGGCTGGCCGACCCGAGCTACAACGATCGGGTCCGCTCGAAGACCGGCTCAACCGTGTGGGCGGGACAGCCCCCGGCCCTCCTCGCCTGGTTCGATGAGCACGAACCCCACATGTTTGACGAAACGGACTACGTCCTGTCCGCAAAAGACTTCATTCGGTTCCGTCTGACGGGCGAAGCCAAGCTGGAGGTCACCGACTCCTGCGGTGTTGGCCTATCCAATGTCGTCACGAAAGAGCTCGACCGGGACGTGTTTGATTTCTATGGAATCTCCCGCTGGGCCGACAAGGTCCCGCCGTTTTGCGAATCGGCCGAGATCGCCGGTTATATCACCGAAGAAGCAGCGGCACTGACCGGCCTCAAGGCGGGTACTCCCGTTGCCGGTGGCGTCATGGACGTGGCTGCGGGTGCACTGGCCGCAGGTCTTGTCGATGAGCACGAGCTGACGGTGATCACCGGAACGTGGTCGATCAACGAGGTGTTGTCACGTGACGCCAACATCGACTCCGATGAAGAGGTGTGGCTGACGATGCCGTACCCGGTCGAGAACACCTACCTGTTCCTCGACGCGAGCCCGAACGGCGTCTCGAACCTCGACTGGTACATCAACTCCGTAATCCGCAAGGCCCTGTCGGCCTTCAGGCACGAGGACGTATCGGATGCCGAGGTGTTTGCGGCCTGCGAGAAGATGATCCACGACTTCACTCCCGACGTTGAGGACCCGTTCTTCCTGCCTTACATCAACGGCACAGACGTGTTCCCGGAAGGCCGAGCAGGCTTCGTTGGGATGACGAACTACCACGACATTCGCCACCAGGTGCGCGCCGTGTACGAGGGTGTGATTTTCTCGCACCTTTACCACATTGAAAAGCTTCGAGCTCACGACGAGCTCCTCACCGGAAACGTCCGTTTCACGGGAGGGGCGGCCAACTCCACCATTTGGCTGCAGATGTTTGCCGACGGAATCGGTAAGCCACTCGACATTGTCGACGCAATGGAATCTGGAACCCTCGGCACCGCTATCTGCTCTGCCGTCGCAGCGGGACTCTACCCGGACGTGCCCTCGGCTGTCCGCGCCATGACCTCAGCGCCGCGGGCAACGATCGAGCCGAACCCGGAGTTCACGGAACTCTTTGCTCAGCGCTTCGAGCGCTTCATTGGCCACCTCGAGCAACTCCAGGGAGAAAAATAA
- a CDS encoding IS256 family transposase produces MTHHQSALTTLISEVLTDPDLAHNDVFRRLLQAGLQDLIDAEATVKIGAGPHERTPDRVTHRNGTRPKTLATPAGEVDPQIPKLRQGSFFPALLSPRRRVDKALYAVICQAWIDGVSTRKVDHLIKALGNDTGISKSTVSRICADIDEGVSQFLGRPLDHTWFPYLFLDATYLDVRVRNRVVSQALVIATGVSGEGKREILGMALGDSETTDFWTEFLRSLRERGLKVATSADPLGVAVVTSDAHAGLKAAVKAILPGAAWQRCRVHFARNITQRVGSARSKPVNALVSTIFAQTTAQAVRAQYRTVIDGLSGSFPEVAAMLEQAEAELTAFADMPQEHWKKIWSNNPIERLNREIKRRADVVQIFPDPASVTRLVGAVLQEQHEEWLYTERRYFSEVSMRKLIHTLNAPTGQTDHHPGQELFLTA; encoded by the coding sequence ATGACTCACCACCAGTCTGCCCTGACGACCCTGATTTCTGAAGTCCTCACCGACCCTGATCTTGCTCACAACGATGTCTTCCGCCGCCTGCTCCAGGCCGGCCTTCAAGATCTCATCGATGCTGAAGCCACCGTCAAGATCGGCGCCGGCCCTCACGAACGCACCCCTGACCGGGTCACTCACCGTAACGGCACCCGCCCCAAGACTCTTGCCACCCCGGCCGGGGAAGTTGACCCACAGATCCCTAAGCTGCGTCAGGGCTCCTTCTTCCCGGCACTGCTGTCCCCGCGCCGCCGGGTAGATAAAGCGCTTTATGCAGTGATCTGCCAGGCCTGGATCGATGGTGTCTCCACCCGCAAGGTTGATCACCTGATCAAAGCCCTGGGCAACGACACCGGTATCTCAAAATCAACCGTCTCGCGTATCTGTGCTGACATTGACGAGGGCGTAAGCCAGTTCCTGGGCCGGCCCTTGGATCACACCTGGTTCCCCTACCTGTTCCTGGATGCGACCTATCTCGACGTGCGTGTACGTAACCGAGTCGTCTCTCAAGCACTTGTCATAGCCACCGGCGTCAGCGGTGAGGGTAAGCGCGAGATCCTGGGCATGGCACTGGGTGATTCTGAGACCACCGATTTTTGGACTGAGTTCCTCCGCTCCCTGCGAGAGCGCGGCCTGAAAGTCGCCACAAGCGCTGATCCGCTCGGGGTGGCGGTAGTGACTTCCGATGCTCACGCGGGGTTGAAAGCCGCAGTCAAAGCGATCCTGCCCGGAGCGGCTTGGCAGCGGTGCCGGGTCCACTTCGCCCGTAACATCACCCAACGAGTCGGCTCAGCCCGATCTAAGCCTGTCAACGCCCTGGTCTCAACGATCTTTGCTCAGACCACCGCGCAGGCTGTCAGAGCTCAATACCGCACCGTCATTGACGGTCTATCTGGCTCGTTTCCCGAGGTAGCAGCCATGCTCGAGCAGGCCGAAGCAGAGCTGACAGCATTTGCTGACATGCCTCAAGAGCATTGGAAGAAGATCTGGTCCAATAATCCGATCGAGCGGTTGAATCGGGAGATCAAGCGTCGTGCTGACGTGGTCCAGATCTTCCCCGATCCTGCCAGTGTCACCCGCCTAGTCGGAGCTGTCCTTCAAGAACAGCACGAAGAATGGCTCTACACCGAACGGCGCTACTTCTCCGAAGTCTCCATGCGAAAACTCATCCACACCCTCAACGCCCCCACCGGGCAAACCGATCACCATCCCGGCCAGGAACTCTTCCTCACCGCCTAA
- a CDS encoding DNA primase — protein sequence MIEPRTALDRLIGALEAFHDTAAHTQDPDADSVLEATDNLADAYVLYDDAVYTSYGIELPLDVYGDDDDDDDDDDDYLDDDDDDDFDFDEDDLEPLDD from the coding sequence ATGATTGAACCGCGTACAGCACTTGACCGCCTTATCGGGGCTCTAGAGGCGTTCCACGACACTGCCGCACATACTCAGGACCCCGATGCTGACTCGGTACTTGAAGCGACAGACAATCTGGCAGATGCGTATGTGCTTTACGACGATGCCGTCTATACAAGCTACGGAATCGAACTACCCCTCGATGTCTACGGCGACGATGACGACGATGATGATGACGATGACGACTACCTCGACGACGATGACGATGATGATTTCGACTTCGACGAGGACGATCTTGAACCTCTCGATGATTAA
- a CDS encoding SLC13 family permease, with product MSTPEIHEVSAQSEGSKEAPVPARTRNIRLIGMAAGVLAAILIYNIFPSSLSAEFQSALTEGGIETDRNTIAYVAAIAVLMGVWWMTEAIPLAATALVPLVAFPVMEISTMGTVGSSYGSPTIFLFMGGFFLALTMQRWNLHIRIALRTVLLIGTKPKRLVLGFMVATGFLSMWISNTATAVMMLPIGMSVLALVGRIDTRVGTDSRFGAALMLGIAYAASIASLSTLIGTPPNTLLRGYLQDNHEITLNFGKWMLFGTPLAWGFLLIAWWLLMTLYKPEIDEIPGGRGLIAEHHAKLGPMSLQEKMTMTIFLLAALSWIIVPTVFPDSPVGDETIAMILALVLFLVPAKPKEGIGLLNWETAKGVPWDVLLLFGGGLALSAAFGYSGLSLWIGDQAAGLDGLPVIVIVIAVSALVIFLTEMTSNTATAAAFLPIIGGVALGMGVDVELLVIPVALAATCAFMLPVATPPNAIAYGSGYIKISQMVKVGIWLNLMAIVLITLFTMYVGPAILGYSVG from the coding sequence GTGAGCACCCCAGAAATTCACGAAGTGTCGGCTCAGTCCGAAGGCAGTAAGGAAGCCCCGGTACCAGCCCGCACGCGAAATATTCGGTTGATCGGTATGGCAGCGGGTGTGCTCGCTGCCATTCTCATATACAACATTTTCCCCTCAAGCTTGTCTGCCGAGTTCCAGTCAGCACTGACCGAGGGTGGCATCGAGACAGACCGCAACACGATTGCTTACGTCGCCGCGATTGCGGTTCTCATGGGTGTCTGGTGGATGACGGAGGCGATTCCCCTTGCCGCCACTGCTCTGGTTCCACTCGTTGCCTTCCCGGTCATGGAGATTTCAACGATGGGGACGGTGGGTTCCTCATACGGTAGCCCCACCATCTTCCTGTTCATGGGCGGGTTCTTCCTTGCTCTCACAATGCAGAGATGGAATCTCCACATACGCATCGCCCTTCGCACAGTTCTTCTCATCGGAACCAAGCCGAAGCGGCTCGTCCTTGGCTTCATGGTGGCAACCGGGTTCCTTTCCATGTGGATCTCAAACACCGCGACCGCCGTCATGATGCTTCCAATCGGCATGTCCGTCCTTGCTCTCGTCGGCAGAATCGACACTCGTGTCGGTACGGATTCCAGGTTCGGTGCCGCGCTCATGCTTGGCATCGCCTACGCTGCCTCGATCGCCTCGCTGTCGACCCTCATTGGCACTCCCCCGAACACCCTGCTGCGCGGTTATTTGCAGGACAACCACGAGATCACGCTGAACTTCGGCAAGTGGATGTTATTTGGCACGCCGCTCGCCTGGGGCTTCCTCCTCATCGCCTGGTGGCTGCTTATGACGCTCTACAAGCCGGAGATCGATGAGATCCCGGGTGGCAGAGGGCTCATAGCCGAACACCATGCCAAGCTGGGGCCGATGTCGCTCCAGGAAAAGATGACGATGACGATCTTCCTTCTTGCCGCGCTCTCGTGGATCATCGTCCCGACAGTCTTCCCGGACTCCCCCGTCGGTGACGAAACAATCGCCATGATCCTCGCCCTTGTCCTGTTCCTGGTTCCCGCGAAACCCAAGGAAGGCATTGGGCTACTCAACTGGGAGACGGCCAAGGGCGTCCCGTGGGATGTCTTGCTCCTTTTCGGCGGCGGTCTCGCGCTGTCGGCGGCCTTCGGTTACTCCGGGCTCTCACTCTGGATTGGCGACCAGGCGGCCGGTCTTGACGGTCTCCCGGTGATCGTCATTGTCATTGCGGTGTCCGCGCTCGTCATCTTCCTGACGGAAATGACCTCCAATACCGCAACCGCGGCGGCATTCCTTCCGATCATTGGCGGCGTTGCTCTCGGTATGGGAGTGGATGTCGAGCTCCTGGTCATCCCGGTGGCTCTCGCAGCAACCTGTGCATTCATGCTCCCGGTCGCAACACCACCAAATGCCATCGCTTACGGCTCCGGCTATATCAAGATCAGCCAGATGGTCAAGGTCGGTATTTGGCTGAACCTCATGGCAATCGTCCTGATCACGCTGTTCACGATGTACGTGGGCCCGGCAATCCTCGGATACTCCGTGGGATAG
- a CDS encoding 2-hydroxyacid dehydrogenase yields the protein MTQQLKILAIADAFIPLDMLVDGTQALVDAGHEVTYAEWQTSSIEQLQEVNLQVEQNGPNGVDLPEEIAAQVRRSQVVITQFAPIGADLLSSSPDLEIVGVMRGGTENVDGEAAKKAGIEVVNTGGRNARAVAEFTVGLILSETRNIARTHAAMRNGVWLKDFPNEGVIPELEGRTVGLVGAGNIGQLVMKFLSGMDMTCMFYDPYLESSEYGTKVNNLEDLIEASDIVSLHSRLTPENHHLINSDLLARMKPSSILVNTARSGLVDEAALLEVLREGRIMGAAIDTFDIEPLPDDSEWKRLDNVTITSHLAGTTRDAFVKTPKMLSEKLLGLLER from the coding sequence ATGACGCAACAACTGAAGATTCTCGCGATCGCCGACGCCTTCATCCCTCTCGACATGCTCGTCGACGGCACCCAAGCTCTGGTGGATGCTGGCCATGAGGTCACGTATGCGGAATGGCAGACATCCTCGATCGAGCAACTCCAGGAAGTGAATCTGCAAGTTGAGCAGAACGGTCCGAACGGCGTTGATCTGCCCGAGGAGATCGCCGCACAGGTCCGTCGAAGCCAGGTTGTTATCACCCAGTTCGCACCGATCGGTGCGGATCTCCTCTCGTCCAGCCCCGATCTGGAGATCGTCGGTGTCATGCGAGGCGGAACGGAAAACGTTGATGGGGAAGCCGCCAAAAAGGCCGGCATCGAGGTGGTGAACACCGGCGGCAGGAACGCTCGCGCCGTTGCCGAGTTCACCGTTGGACTTATCCTTAGCGAAACCAGGAACATTGCCCGCACCCACGCCGCCATGAGAAACGGCGTGTGGCTCAAGGACTTCCCGAACGAGGGTGTCATCCCCGAGCTCGAGGGACGTACCGTCGGTCTTGTCGGTGCAGGCAACATTGGTCAGCTCGTCATGAAGTTCCTCTCCGGAATGGACATGACGTGCATGTTCTACGACCCCTACCTGGAGTCAAGCGAATACGGCACGAAAGTCAACAACCTTGAGGACCTCATTGAGGCAAGCGACATTGTGTCCCTGCACTCCCGACTCACTCCCGAGAACCACCACCTCATCAATAGCGACCTGCTGGCCCGCATGAAGCCGAGTTCCATCCTCGTCAACACGGCCCGTTCGGGGCTCGTCGACGAGGCGGCTCTCTTGGAGGTGCTCCGGGAGGGACGGATCATGGGAGCGGCTATTGATACTTTCGATATTGAACCACTTCCCGACGATTCGGAATGGAAGAGGCTCGACAACGTAACGATCACATCCCACCTCGCGGGAACCACCCGCGATGCGTTCGTCAAGACCCCGAAGATGCTGAGCGAGAAGCTTCTCGGACTGCTGGAAAGGTAA
- a CDS encoding class I fructose-bisphosphate aldolase gives MSKTRRMNRIFASDGRSVSLALDGFGFSEKTAGVDDAARKVPLMAEHGLDNVLVTYGQARNFAEYFTNVGLTLRVDTTTAVYDGSVPDNMPAFDVTDALKFGADGVVIMNFPGAHNERATNEFAARLVRQSADWNVPFMCEALPYGYSVTTPESADPEKIATAARFSEELGADIIKTRFSGTDRDRLIVENCTVPVLALGGPKSDHETYFGFVQHVIACGAKGVAVGRNITQDPKPFAMVSALGALVHEDATAAQAMTIYNEIND, from the coding sequence ATGTCTAAGACACGCAGAATGAACAGGATCTTCGCCAGCGACGGTCGTTCGGTGTCGCTGGCACTTGACGGCTTTGGTTTCTCGGAGAAGACAGCCGGTGTTGACGATGCTGCACGGAAGGTCCCGCTCATGGCAGAGCACGGCCTGGACAACGTGCTGGTCACCTACGGTCAGGCCCGAAACTTTGCCGAATACTTCACGAACGTGGGGCTCACGCTGCGCGTGGATACGACAACGGCCGTCTACGACGGATCCGTTCCGGACAACATGCCGGCCTTCGACGTGACCGATGCTCTGAAGTTCGGTGCTGATGGCGTTGTCATCATGAACTTCCCCGGTGCCCACAACGAGCGCGCGACGAATGAGTTTGCGGCCCGCCTGGTCCGCCAGTCGGCTGACTGGAACGTCCCGTTCATGTGCGAGGCACTTCCGTACGGATACTCCGTAACCACCCCCGAGTCGGCCGATCCGGAGAAGATCGCAACGGCTGCGCGCTTCTCGGAGGAGCTCGGTGCCGACATCATCAAGACGCGTTTCTCGGGAACTGACCGAGATCGCCTCATCGTCGAAAACTGCACCGTTCCGGTGCTGGCGCTCGGCGGCCCGAAGTCCGACCACGAAACCTATTTTGGATTCGTCCAGCACGTTATTGCGTGTGGAGCGAAGGGCGTCGCGGTTGGTCGTAACATCACCCAGGACCCGAAGCCGTTCGCGATGGTTTCCGCTCTCGGAGCCCTCGTTCACGAGGATGCGACCGCGGCTCAGGCCATGACCATCTACAACGAGATCAATGATTGA
- a CDS encoding glycerol-3-phosphate responsive antiterminator, which produces MIDIPERTVIPSVRHLKELETALTSTSPYVLLTNVHIGNLEALAKKCIDSGHKVLVHCDLIGGFKPDREGIRLLKNMFGVSGVLTQSAQVVSYAQKAGMFGILRVFIMDSRSLEKGIQILQEARPDGIEVLPGALADRYWDLFEPFEEKTTLIAGGMIVTEKERDHLFDRGYRAMTASSPGLWNLTR; this is translated from the coding sequence ATGATTGATATTCCCGAGCGCACCGTCATTCCTTCCGTCCGGCACCTCAAGGAGCTGGAGACCGCACTGACGAGCACATCCCCGTACGTGCTTCTCACGAACGTCCACATCGGCAACCTTGAAGCGCTTGCAAAGAAGTGCATTGATTCCGGCCATAAGGTTCTCGTGCACTGCGACCTTATTGGTGGTTTCAAGCCGGACAGGGAGGGGATCCGGCTGCTGAAGAACATGTTCGGCGTCAGCGGGGTCCTCACCCAGAGCGCACAGGTCGTGTCCTATGCGCAGAAGGCAGGGATGTTTGGAATCCTGCGAGTCTTCATCATGGATTCGCGGTCGCTTGAAAAAGGCATTCAGATCCTGCAGGAGGCGCGCCCGGATGGTATCGAGGTCCTTCCCGGTGCATTGGCGGACCGCTACTGGGACCTGTTTGAGCCTTTTGAAGAGAAAACAACACTTATTGCGGGCGGAATGATCGTGACTGAGAAGGAACGAGACCACCTGTTTGATCGGGGCTATCGGGCAATGACGGCCAGTAGCCCCGGTCTGTGGAATCTCACGCGCTAG
- a CDS encoding undecaprenyl-diphosphate phosphatase, whose product MGIFEAVILGLVQGLTEFLPISSSAHLRIVGELFPSLGDPGVTFTAVVQIGTELAVIAYFRHDIWRILKAWFNALPFGPWKDRSPEDPQDARMGWIVIIGTLPIVVLGLFLEDAIDSVFRNLYLTALMLALFAVFLGLADRFGKQRKSLENLTFKDGLTLGFAQAMALVPGVSRSGGTITIGLLLGYTREAAARVSFLLAIPAVLGSGFYRLITDDGTGPQAGAMPTLVATVVSFIVGYIVIVWFLKLISTKSYLPFVIYRLLLAAAVVGLLLAGVLSAQ is encoded by the coding sequence ATGGGAATTTTCGAAGCGGTCATCCTTGGCCTCGTTCAAGGACTCACCGAGTTCCTTCCGATTTCATCCTCTGCTCACCTGCGTATCGTCGGTGAGCTTTTCCCGTCACTTGGGGATCCTGGCGTTACGTTTACTGCCGTTGTCCAAATCGGAACCGAGTTGGCGGTCATTGCCTACTTCCGACATGACATTTGGCGGATTTTGAAGGCGTGGTTTAACGCGTTGCCGTTTGGACCGTGGAAGGATCGAAGCCCCGAGGATCCGCAGGATGCTCGCATGGGTTGGATCGTGATAATCGGCACACTTCCGATTGTTGTTCTTGGACTCTTCCTGGAAGATGCGATCGATTCGGTGTTCCGCAATCTCTACCTGACCGCTCTCATGCTGGCCCTGTTTGCTGTGTTCCTTGGCCTCGCTGACCGCTTTGGCAAGCAGCGGAAGTCGCTTGAGAACCTCACCTTCAAGGATGGTTTGACCCTCGGGTTCGCCCAGGCAATGGCACTGGTTCCGGGTGTTTCCCGCTCCGGTGGCACAATCACGATCGGTCTGCTTCTCGGCTACACACGCGAGGCGGCTGCCCGAGTTTCCTTCCTCCTCGCGATCCCCGCGGTTCTTGGTTCCGGCTTCTATCGGCTGATCACGGACGACGGAACTGGCCCTCAAGCTGGGGCAATGCCCACACTTGTTGCGACTGTGGTGTCCTTCATTGTTGGTTACATAGTGATCGTCTGGTTCCTTAAGCTGATCTCTACCAAGTCTTATCTGCCGTTCGTTATTTACCGGTTGCTTCTCGCCGCTGCTGTCGTTGGCCTGCTTCTCGCGGGCGTACTGTCAGCACAGTGA
- a CDS encoding aldo/keto reductase: protein MRKRKLGTIGTSVSAVGLGTLTWGRDTSPEEAEKQIGLFLDADGSLIDSSPYFGGGAAESVLGELLRTAIDRSALHIVSRAGLGVDGVDASRSSLERNVRSSLQNLGTEWIDTLVLAAPDPVTSPEETADALSALTSRGLINGVGFGNCPGWYAGVMSELLRERGVRLSAVHTEYSLLQRGIEREIVPFAEHAGAGIIAWSSLGRGVLAGRYRHSIPPDSRAASPHFAGFVEPYLDDKSRQTVEAIATAADGLGVDIATVSLAWVLSRPGVSAALIGPRTAAQLSAILTDLDEDIPDAVLAALTDVTEPAWGYPERF, encoded by the coding sequence GTGAGAAAACGCAAGCTTGGCACGATCGGCACATCCGTTTCCGCCGTCGGACTCGGAACCCTAACGTGGGGACGCGACACGTCCCCCGAGGAGGCAGAGAAGCAGATTGGCCTGTTTCTCGATGCTGATGGATCGCTGATCGACTCCTCACCCTACTTCGGTGGAGGGGCCGCCGAGTCAGTTCTTGGTGAGCTACTTCGCACCGCCATTGACCGGTCCGCCCTCCATATTGTGTCCCGCGCTGGCCTCGGAGTGGACGGGGTCGACGCCTCCCGTTCCTCCCTCGAACGCAACGTCCGTTCCAGCCTCCAAAATCTTGGCACCGAATGGATCGACACCCTCGTTCTCGCAGCACCGGACCCTGTCACCAGCCCCGAAGAGACCGCGGATGCTTTGTCCGCTTTAACGTCTCGTGGGCTGATCAACGGCGTGGGCTTTGGCAACTGCCCGGGCTGGTACGCCGGAGTCATGAGCGAACTCTTGCGCGAGCGCGGCGTTCGGCTTTCCGCCGTTCATACCGAGTACAGCCTGTTGCAACGCGGCATCGAACGAGAAATCGTGCCGTTTGCAGAGCATGCTGGGGCTGGCATTATCGCCTGGTCATCGCTCGGACGCGGAGTCCTCGCCGGCCGCTACCGTCACTCCATTCCCCCGGATTCCCGTGCCGCATCCCCGCACTTTGCTGGATTCGTCGAGCCCTATCTCGATGACAAGTCACGGCAGACCGTCGAAGCTATCGCGACGGCGGCCGATGGCCTTGGCGTCGACATCGCAACGGTGTCCCTCGCCTGGGTCCTATCCCGGCCCGGAGTGTCCGCAGCTCTCATTGGTCCCCGCACCGCGGCGCAGCTCAGCGCCATCCTCACCGACTTGGACGAGGACATTCCAGATGCTGTTCTCGCGGCGCTAACCGACGTCACCGAACCCGCCTGGGGCTACCCCGAACGCTTCTAA
- a CDS encoding SDR family NAD(P)-dependent oxidoreductase gives MDLQLEGKRVLVTGGASGLGAELVRSLAAEGARVALNFRSREDDARAMAESIDGEVVPIHADLSDRSQTRGLFEQAVDALGGLDILVNNAGLWLTTEVGVFDDDLWDRSLEVNLGAPMLLSQLFIAHCTGEGRKGRILNVTSQAAFRGSSTGHVPYAAAKGAIVTMTRSLAREMGGNGVTVNALAIGTMESPMIADALEQKREFYEARIPIGYVATADQIASVATFLVSEKSSYMTGATVDVSGGQLLH, from the coding sequence ATGGATCTGCAACTGGAGGGCAAGCGTGTCCTCGTCACCGGAGGGGCCTCCGGCCTCGGGGCCGAACTCGTTCGGTCCCTTGCCGCCGAAGGTGCACGCGTGGCATTGAACTTCCGTAGCCGGGAGGACGATGCAAGGGCGATGGCGGAGTCGATTGACGGCGAAGTCGTCCCCATCCATGCCGATCTTTCCGACCGTTCTCAGACGCGGGGGCTCTTCGAACAGGCCGTGGATGCCCTGGGCGGTCTCGACATTCTGGTCAACAATGCTGGCCTGTGGCTAACCACCGAGGTCGGCGTCTTTGATGATGACCTGTGGGATCGGTCCCTGGAGGTCAATCTCGGTGCCCCGATGTTGCTCTCCCAGCTGTTCATTGCGCACTGCACGGGGGAGGGCCGGAAGGGCAGGATCCTCAACGTCACGTCTCAGGCAGCCTTCCGTGGCTCGTCAACCGGCCACGTTCCTTATGCCGCCGCGAAGGGCGCAATTGTGACGATGACGAGATCCCTGGCCCGCGAAATGGGAGGGAACGGCGTCACCGTTAATGCTCTTGCGATTGGCACGATGGAATCCCCGATGATTGCTGACGCTCTCGAGCAGAAGCGCGAATTCTACGAAGCCCGTATCCCCATCGGATATGTTGCGACAGCCGATCAGATCGCGTCGGTTGCGACTTTCCTCGTTTCCGAGAAGTCGTCCTACATGACGGGGGCGACCGTGGATGTGAGTGGCGGACAGCTGCTCCACTAA